CGAGGGCGGTCAGCAGCAGCGCCCGTCGAGTCGAAGCGGCGTGCAGGCTCCGCCACCATGACACCCCTGAAGACACCCGTGACGACGGTTCGACGGCCTCGTCATCGAGCGGGTATTCGACGGTTGGTGCTTCAGACATCTGCTCCATTGTGACAGGCGTGTCAGGCGCTGTGACAAGTGATGCAGTTGTAATGTTATGGGGTTGTGGCTGGGCCGCCCGACCTCGCCATGTTCCCGATCCGCAACCAAAAGTAGTGTTGCGCGAGTGATCGACCTCAGACTGCTGCGCGAAAACCCCGACGTGGTGCGCGCATCGCAACGTGCCCGTGGCGAAGACCCCGGCCTCGTCGATGCGCTGCTGGACGCAGACGCCGCCCGGCGGGCCGCGGTGACGGCCGCCGACAATCTGCGTGCGGAGCAGAAGGCGGTCAGCAAGAAGGTGGCCAAAGCGTCCCCGGACGAGCGGCCCGCGCTGCTGGCGGCCGCCAAGGAACTCGCGGACAAGGTCAAGTCGGCCGAGGCCGCGCAGAGCGAGGCCGAAGCGGCGTTCACCGCCGCGCACATGGCCCTGGCGAACGTGATCATCGACGGCGTCCCCGCGGGCGGCGAAGACGACTTCGTCGTGCTCGACACCGTCGGCGAACCCACCGCCATCGAGAATCCGAAGGACCACGTCGAGCTCGGTGAGGCACTCGGACTGATCGATCTCGAGCGCGGTGCGAAGGTGTCCGGCGCGCGGTTCTACTTCCTCACCGGTGCCGGCGCACTGCTACAGCTCGGGCTGCTGCAACTGGCCGCACGGCTGGCGCAGGAGGCCGGTTTCACCCTGGTGATCCCGCCGGTGCTGGTGCGCCCGGAGATCATGGCGGGCACTGGATTTCTCGGTGCGCACGCCGAGGAGGTCTACCACCTCGAAGCCGACGATCTGTATCTGGTCGGCACGTCCGAGGTGGCCCTGGCCGGCTATCACGCTGACGAGATACTCGACCTCTCGAACGGTCCGCTGCGCTACGCCGGCTGGTCGTCGTGCTTCCGTCGCGAGGCCGGCAGCCACGGTAAGGACACCCGCGGCATCATCCGCGTGCACCAGTTCGACAAGGTCGAGGGCTTCGTCTACTGCAAGCCAGAGGACGCCGAGGCCGAACATCAGCGGCTGCTCGGGTGGGAGCGCGAGATGCTCGCCAAGATCGAGGTGCCGTACCGCGTGATCGACATCGCCGCAGGCGATTTGGGGTCGTCGGCCGCGCGCAAGTTCGACTGTGAGGCCTGGATTCCGACCCAGCAGACGTACCGGGAGCTGACCTCGACGTCGAACTGCACGACGTTCCAGGCGCGACGCCTTTCGGTGCGCTACCGCGACGAGAACGGCAAGCCTCAGACCGCGGCGACCCTCAACGGAACCTTGGCGACGACGCGGTGGCTGGTGGCGATCCTCGAGAACCATCAGCAGCCCGACGGCAGCGTCCGCGTGCCAGAAGCCTTGGTGCCCTTTGTCGGAACCGAAGTCCTCGAGCCGAAGAGCTAACGTTGTTCGGCACTGTGCGTCAGAACGTAGGCGGTGAGGACGTCGACCAGGGCGCGCCGGTCCCTGGACGTGTCCAACGGTTGTGACGAAATAATCTGTGCCACAACTATTCCACGCAAGCATGTCCAGATGTGATTGCCGATCTCCTTGGCGTGCTTGGGATCCAGGCCCTCACCGAGGTGCCTGCCGAGTTCGGTCAGTTGACGCATGGTGTCCGCCAGTCGCTTGTTGACTGCAGCGTCTCGCCCCGAACGCGTAGCAATCAGAATCTCAATGGCCGCCATCGATGTCGGGCTCGAGAAAGCCGACCACGCCGCGTTCACGACTACCTCGATGCGTTGCGCGATCGGCAGGTCCGCGGTTGTGGCGGGTACCGCTGCGAGAATTTCGGTGAGCTGGCGGAACCCCTCATCGACGACCGCGATGAGAAGTCCGTTCAGATCGCCGAAGTGGTACTGCACCACTCCCCAGGTGACCCCGGCCCGTTCGGTGATGCGACGGACGCTCGGTGCGGCGAAGCCCTCGTCGAGGATGTAACGGACGGTCTCGTCGATCACCATCTGCCGGGTCCGCTCGGCACGCAGCTGGTTTCCCCCTGGGGGACGCCGCGGTTGCACTGCATCTGCCATGCGCCGACTTCACCACATCACACCGCGGGTGTGATCCAGCGGCCGCAGGTCGTGTGCGGCGAGGATGCCGGCCGGTGCCAGGCACACCGCCTCGATGGCGTTGATCGGTCGCGCCGCGGTGGCGATGACGCCGCCTTGGTTATGGTCAGTCCCGCCGAGGCCGACGTGGGTATTGATCTCGATGCCGGGGTCGCCTTCGACGACGACGCGATGCACGCCCGGGCGGCCATCCGGCGGGACAGCCCAGTGTGGAGCGGCGGCCTCGGTCAGCCGATTCACGTGTTCCATAGTGATGACGACCTCGCCGTCCCTGATGCCCTCGACACCGAAACGCACCGCGGCGACCTTGCCGACCTCCACGTCCATCATCGTGCACGAGATCGGTTCGGGCGTAACCCATTTCTCGTGCCGCTCACGCACCTCGTCAAGCTCGATACCGAGATCCGCGGCGAGGCTGCGGACCTGGGTCCCCCACATCGACGCGAGCACGCCCGCAGCGAAGAGGATCGGTTGGTGCTCTGGGTCGGTGCCGAAACCGAAGGTGACGCCGGTGAACTCGGCGTCGTCGTAGGTGGCATAGTCACAGATTTCCTGCACCGTGATGGATTCGGCACGACCGGCGAGGCTCAGCGCCGTGTAAACGAGCGTGTCACCGGAGAATCCGGGATCGATCCCGTTGATGTACAACGTCGAATTACCATCCCGGCAGGCCTGTTCGAGCGGTGCCCGCAGCCAGTCGTCGGTGAACTCCGGGGCGACCAGCC
The nucleotide sequence above comes from Mycolicibacterium moriokaense. Encoded proteins:
- the serS gene encoding serine--tRNA ligase — translated: MIDLRLLRENPDVVRASQRARGEDPGLVDALLDADAARRAAVTAADNLRAEQKAVSKKVAKASPDERPALLAAAKELADKVKSAEAAQSEAEAAFTAAHMALANVIIDGVPAGGEDDFVVLDTVGEPTAIENPKDHVELGEALGLIDLERGAKVSGARFYFLTGAGALLQLGLLQLAARLAQEAGFTLVIPPVLVRPEIMAGTGFLGAHAEEVYHLEADDLYLVGTSEVALAGYHADEILDLSNGPLRYAGWSSCFRREAGSHGKDTRGIIRVHQFDKVEGFVYCKPEDAEAEHQRLLGWEREMLAKIEVPYRVIDIAAGDLGSSAARKFDCEAWIPTQQTYRELTSTSNCTTFQARRLSVRYRDENGKPQTAATLNGTLATTRWLVAILENHQQPDGSVRVPEALVPFVGTEVLEPKS
- a CDS encoding TetR/AcrR family transcriptional regulator, whose translation is MADAVQPRRPPGGNQLRAERTRQMVIDETVRYILDEGFAAPSVRRITERAGVTWGVVQYHFGDLNGLLIAVVDEGFRQLTEILAAVPATTADLPIAQRIEVVVNAAWSAFSSPTSMAAIEILIATRSGRDAAVNKRLADTMRQLTELGRHLGEGLDPKHAKEIGNHIWTCLRGIVVAQIISSQPLDTSRDRRALVDVLTAYVLTHSAEQR
- a CDS encoding NAD(P)H-dependent amine dehydrogenase family protein, encoding MTRRIIQFSTGNVGVHALRTIIERPDLELVGLHAASPDKIGRDAAELCGLAEPTGVIATDDVDALLALEADCVVYTSQAETRAAEAMEDIARFLRAGTNVVGSSFVWLVAPEFTDDWLRAPLEQACRDGNSTLYINGIDPGFSGDTLVYTALSLAGRAESITVQEICDYATYDDAEFTGVTFGFGTDPEHQPILFAAGVLASMWGTQVRSLAADLGIELDEVRERHEKWVTPEPISCTMMDVEVGKVAAVRFGVEGIRDGEVVITMEHVNRLTEAAAPHWAVPPDGRPGVHRVVVEGDPGIEINTHVGLGGTDHNQGGVIATAARPINAIEAVCLAPAGILAAHDLRPLDHTRGVMW